CGGGCCGGCGAGACGGTCGATCTCATCCGCAGCGAGGGCGGCACGGCCGAGGCCGTCATCCTCGACGTCACCGACGACGTGGAACTGAAGATGGCGATTGCCGGCGTGCTCTCGCGCCACGGCCGCATCGACATCCTGCACAACCATGCGGGCGCGCAGGTTGCCGGCGATCTCGAAAGCGTCGCGCTCGACGGGCTGGATCTTTCCTGGAACCTCAATGTGCGCGCCCATCTCATGGCCGCCCGCCTCGTCATGCCGGCCATGAGGGCGCAGGGAAAAGGCGTCATCCTCAACACCTCCTCCTCTTCAGGCGTGCTCTACGACCGCGAGATGATCGCCTATACGACGACCAAGCACGCCGTCATCGCCATGACGAAGCAGATGGCCGGCGACTATGCCCGCCACGGCATCCGCGTCAACGCGCTCTGCCCCGGCTGGGTCGACACGCCCTTCAACGCCCCCTTCATCGACCAGATGGGCGGGCGCAGGGCCATCGAGGACTATATCAGGGAAAAGGTGCCCATGGGCCGCTGGGCGAATGTCGAGGAGATCGCCGAACCGATCCTCTTCCTCGTCTCCGACCGGTCAAGCTACATGACCGGCCAGATCCTCGTGGTGGACGGCGGCGAGACCGTCGTCTAGCTCTGCTCAGCGCAGTTCCGGACGCAAAACCGCCTCACACTTTTGCTGGACTTGCTCAGACGGACCCCAGCCCGCCCTGATGCACGACGATGCGCGCGTGGTAGGGCACGCGCTTGTAGAGATCGAGCACATCCTGGTTGACCAGCCGCACGCAGCCCGAAGAGGTCGCCTTGCCGATCGACCTCCATTCCGGCGAGCCGTGCAGGCGGTAGAGCGTATCCTTGCCGTTCTGGAAAATGTAGAGCGCGCGGGCGCCGAGCGGGTTCTTGACGCCCGGGTCCATGCCGCCATTCTCGACGGAATAGCGGGCAAGGCTCGGCTGGCGCTTGATCATGTCGTCCGGCACCTTCCAGCGCGGCCAGGGCTGGCGCCACTGGATGACACCCTCGCCCTCCCAGGCAAAGCCGTCGCGGCCGATGCCGACGCCGTAGCGCATCGCCGTGCCGCCCGGTTCCACGACATAGAGGAAGCGCGTGGCCGTATCGACCACCACCGTGCCTGCCGGCTCGCCGGTCGGGTCCTTGACGCGCTGGCGGTAGTATCTCGGATCGATCTCCTTGTAAGGGATCGCCGGGATGAGATGGCCGCCATCCTCGACGACGGCATAGCGCGCCGCCAGCTCCTCGTCCGTTGCCGGCACGATCGGATAGCTGACCTTCTGGGGAAGCGGGACGGCCCTGGTCGAGGTTTCCGTGGTTGCGCATCCTGCGAGCGTCGCGGCGGCGCCCAGGAAGAAGGCTCTGCGCGACAAAGTGCACACCGTAGGCATTCTCTATATCGACTCCAATGAAAACGTGTTGGAGCCGATGGCTAGCCAAAGCAGGAAGGGGCTGGCAAGAAGCGGGAGCATCACATCTTCGGCATCCGCCCCGCATAGTCGCGGACAGATGCAAAGCGGCCACGCTGGACCATGCCGGGAGGGCAGAAAACGATGGCGCTTGTGGAAATCGACCCCGCCCATGTCCGCGAATTTCCCGACCCGGAAAGCTTCTGCCGCTGGCTCTCGGACAACCACGACAAGGCGCCGGAAGTCTGGATCCGGATTCACAAGCGCGCCTCGGGCCTTCAATCCATCAACCCGGAAGAGGCGATCGAGGTCGTGCTCTGCTGGGGCTGGATCGACGGCATCCGCAAGGGGCTGGACGACAAGAGCTTCCTGCAGCGCTACAGCCCGCGCGGCCGCAAGAGCGTCTGGAGCAAGAAGAACGTCGATACGGTCGGCCGGCTGATCGCGGATGGCCGCATGACGGAACATGGCCTGAAACATGTGGAGGCAGCAAAAGCCGATGGGCGCTGGGACAGGGCCTATGGCAGCGGCAAGAATCTGGAGATCCCGCCGGACCTGCAGGCCGCCATCGACGCGGAACCGGCCGCGGCCGAAATGCTCGGCAGGCTCACCGAGCAGAACCGCTTCGCCCTCGCCTTCCGCGTCCACAATCTGAAGACGGAAGCTGCGCGCAGACGCAAGATCGAGACATTCGTGGAGATGTTGAAGAACGGCGAGACGATCTATCCGCAGAAACGGAAATAGATCGTCCCGTTCAGGTGGACTGGCCCGCGAGCCAGTTGTGCCAGTCGTTCTCGCTGCCGGAGAAGACGTTGAGGTCGATCCTGCCCGTCACGCCATGCGACAGGCCCGAGCCGGAATATTGCCAGAACAGCCAGCGGCGGTTCGGATAACGCTGCGACGGATGCGCGGCGACCGAGCGCAGCCAGAAGTGATAGTCCTTCAATTCGCCAGACAGATTGTCCTCGTAGAAGTCCGGCGCGGTATAGATGATCGGCCGCTTGCCGTAGTGCCGTTCCAGCATTTCGGCGAAGACGCGGATTTTCTCGACATATTTCGCGCGCGACAGGCGCTTCTTGCAGGCGGAATCGCCGTTATATTCGGCATCGATCACCGGCGGCAGCGCATCCGGGTCCTTCGGCACGTTGCGGATGAACCACTCGGCCTGCGAGCTTGCGACCCGGCACCAGTAGAAGAAGTGATAGGCCCCGCGCCGGATGCCGGCTTCCTTGGCCTGGCGCCAGTTCTTCTGGAACATCGGATCGAGATGGTCGCCGCCGTCGGTCGCCTTGATGAAGGCGAAGTTGGCGCCCTGCGTGCGCAGCCGCATCCAGTCGATATCGCCCTGCCAGCGCGAGACGTCGACGCCGTGCACCTGATAGTGCCGCGGCGCGCGCTTGCCGAAATTGATCGGATGGGCATCGCGGAACTGCTGGCTGTAGACGCGCGAGCGCTTGCCGAGGCGCCGGGTCGGCATTTCGGTCATCGTCGCGGAATCGGCCGGACGCTCGGAGGGAACGGCGGACTGTTTCGTCACCGTCTCGAAGACATGGGTTTCCGGGATGGGCCCGGCCCAGGCGAGCATTTCCTCCGCGTCGTCGGCCTTCACCCTGCTCTGGCCGACGGCCACTTCCGGCACCGGCCCGCCGCCCTTGGTGACGGAGCTCGTGGTCTCGCGCGAAGGCTTGACCGCCAGCACCGTTTCCGGGGTCGCACTCGATGCACAGCCGGCCAGGGAGGCGCAGCCGAGGAGGATCGCTGTCAGGACCGAAAGACGCATTGGCACTCGCACGCAAAACAAACCGAAGCCCCGCCCTTTCGACACATGGACGGAATTACTAACGGAAGATTACCGCGAAATGTTAAATACAATCTTTACGGCCGACCGTGACATTTCAGGCACTTAGGGCATTTCCGCTTTTCCTCGAATCGCGAAAACGCTCCAACCCTTTATT
The Shinella zoogloeoides DNA segment above includes these coding regions:
- a CDS encoding GH25 family lysozyme → MRLSVLTAILLGCASLAGCASSATPETVLAVKPSRETTSSVTKGGGPVPEVAVGQSRVKADDAEEMLAWAGPIPETHVFETVTKQSAVPSERPADSATMTEMPTRRLGKRSRVYSQQFRDAHPINFGKRAPRHYQVHGVDVSRWQGDIDWMRLRTQGANFAFIKATDGGDHLDPMFQKNWRQAKEAGIRRGAYHFFYWCRVASSQAEWFIRNVPKDPDALPPVIDAEYNGDSACKKRLSRAKYVEKIRVFAEMLERHYGKRPIIYTAPDFYEDNLSGELKDYHFWLRSVAAHPSQRYPNRRWLFWQYSGSGLSHGVTGRIDLNVFSGSENDWHNWLAGQST
- a CDS encoding SDR family oxidoreductase produces the protein MILKNRVAIVTGAGSGIGRAGARIMAREGATVCVADRDETRAGETVDLIRSEGGTAEAVILDVTDDVELKMAIAGVLSRHGRIDILHNHAGAQVAGDLESVALDGLDLSWNLNVRAHLMAARLVMPAMRAQGKGVILNTSSSSGVLYDREMIAYTTTKHAVIAMTKQMAGDYARHGIRVNALCPGWVDTPFNAPFIDQMGGRRAIEDYIREKVPMGRWANVEEIAEPILFLVSDRSSYMTGQILVVDGGETVV
- a CDS encoding L,D-transpeptidase; the encoded protein is MPTVCTLSRRAFFLGAAATLAGCATTETSTRAVPLPQKVSYPIVPATDEELAARYAVVEDGGHLIPAIPYKEIDPRYYRQRVKDPTGEPAGTVVVDTATRFLYVVEPGGTAMRYGVGIGRDGFAWEGEGVIQWRQPWPRWKVPDDMIKRQPSLARYSVENGGMDPGVKNPLGARALYIFQNGKDTLYRLHGSPEWRSIGKATSSGCVRLVNQDVLDLYKRVPYHARIVVHQGGLGSV
- a CDS encoding YdeI/OmpD-associated family protein, whose protein sequence is MALVEIDPAHVREFPDPESFCRWLSDNHDKAPEVWIRIHKRASGLQSINPEEAIEVVLCWGWIDGIRKGLDDKSFLQRYSPRGRKSVWSKKNVDTVGRLIADGRMTEHGLKHVEAAKADGRWDRAYGSGKNLEIPPDLQAAIDAEPAAAEMLGRLTEQNRFALAFRVHNLKTEAARRRKIETFVEMLKNGETIYPQKRK